The Phragmites australis chromosome 13, lpPhrAust1.1, whole genome shotgun sequence DNA window CACGAGAAGGAGaagcgccggatgacgcgcggcAAGTTCTTCCTGATCGCGCTCATCTGCAGCTTCACGTGGTACACCGTCCCGGGCTACCTCTTCCCGACCATCACCGCCGTCTCGTGGGTGTGCTGGGCGTTCCCCAAGTCGATCACCATGCAGCAGATCGGCTCCGGCATGaacggcctcggcctcggcgcctTCACCCTCGACTGGTCTGTCGTCGCCTCCTTCCTGCAAAGCCCCCTCGTGTCGCCCTTCTTCGCCATTGTCAACGTCTCCGTCGGCTTCGTCCTCCTCGTCTACATCATAGTGCCCGTGACCTACTGGGCGTTCAACCTCTACAGCGCCAGCACGTTCCCCATCTTCTCCACCGACCTGTTCACGGGCGCCGGCCAGATGTACAACATCTCCGCCATCGTCAACGACAGGTTCGAGATCGACATGGACGCCTACGCCCAGCAAGGGAAGATCCACCTCAGCTTGTTCTTCGCCATATCTTATGGCCTGGGCTTCGCCACCATCGCCGCCACATTGTCGCATGTCGCCCTTTTCTATGGAAAGTACGTGCATACACACGCTCGCCTCTGTTCATGATCATTGTGTTAAGTGGTTTAACTGGGTGTTTTGTTTCTGCAGGGAGATGTACCAGAGGTTCCGGGAGTCGTACAAGGGAAAGCTGGACGTGCACACGAGGATGATGAGGAGGTACGACGACATACCCAACTGGTGGTTCTACGCCCTGCTCGCGGTGACCATGGCAGTGGCCCTGGTGCTCTGCACCGTGTTCAAGAACGAGGTGCAGCTGCCGTGGTGGGGTCTCCTCTTCGCCTGCGCCATTGCCTTCATCTTCACGCTCCCCATCAGTGTCATTACCGCTACCACAAACATGGTGCGTACGTACCTACTGCATGCCTCAATTCAACGACATGGTTCCGAAAGTTCCAGTCGTATGTTTAACTGTGGAGTTTGCAGACACCGGGGCTGAACATCATTACGGAGTATTGCTTGGGACTGATCATGCCGGGGAAGCCCATCGCCAACGTGTGCTTCAAGGTCTACGGCTACATGAGCATGAACCAGTCCGTCTCATTCCTTAATGACTTCAAACTTGGCCACTACATGAAGGTCCCGCCGAGATCCATGTTCCTAGTTCAGGTAACACGCATCCAGAGAATTAATCTTGCTGTCTCCTGATCGAGGCCAGCTGATGTTGGATCAAACAAATTGATGTTTGAAAATTAATCCTTTAGCTCATCGGGACGGTTGTCGCGTCAACGGTGAACACAATAGTGGCGTGGTGGCTGCTGACGACCGTGCCGCACATCTGCGAGAAGAACCTCCTACCGGAGGGGAGCCCGTGGACGTGCCCCGGCGACCACGTCTTCTTCGACGCGTCCGTCATCTGGGGCCTGGTCGGCCCGCGCCGCATCTTTGGGCCGCTCGGCTACTACAACGCGCTCAACTGGTTCTTCCTGGGCGGCCTGATCGGCCCGGTGTTCGTGTGGCTCCTGGCCAGGGCGCTGCCCCAGCACGAGCGGTGGATCAGCCTCGTCAACCTGCCGGTGCTCCTGGGTGCCACGGGGAACATGCCGCCGGCGTCCACGCTCAACTTCACGGCGTGGTGCTTCGTGGGCACGGTGTTCAACTTCTTCGTGTTCCGGTACCGCAAGGGGTGGTGGAAGCGGTACAACTACGTGCTGTCGGCGGCCATGGACGCCGGCGTGGCCATCATGGGGGTGGTCATCTACTTCGCGCTGGGCATGGGGGGGCACCAGCTCGATTGGTGGGGGTCCAAGGGCGAGCACTGCGACCTCGCCACCTGCCCCACGGCCAGGGGCGTGCAGGTGGACGGGTGCCCCGTCCTCTGATGATCAAACCAAGAAGCACCTTCCTAGGGGTGTAGATTTATGTAGCTTTTGTGAAACCAGTTGGCCAGTTCGAAGAGCTCTGATATGGTTGTTTAGGCAGAAGGAGGTCTGGATGATTgctgtttagttttttttagggaaattgCTGTTTAGTGATTGTTACCGCTCGtgttatgtatatatagatTGCGAAATGACACTGGGTTTACCACGCAAATGCTCTATGATAAGTTTGGTAGTCACAGTATTTTGTACGGTCTTTGTTAAAAAAGTAATGTTACGCTTGTTAAGCTGGTAGGAAAGCAACAATATGTATCTTAGCCATTTTTTATTGTTCTTCTGTATTTGTTTTGGCTAGTTTTTTCATATATTATTTATCTCCAGCCTGCATGGAGATGCAGCGTGAAGCTAAACTATGCATGATTAATTAAAGAGTCTGTCTATATTTTTGTTTCAAAATATGTCATTTTTTTGTCGAATCATATAGCGTCACATAGAAAATTCGAATGATTCTTTGAGCCAAATATATCAGATTTTCCTATGTCAGATTCAATAATCTTAATAGGCTGAACCACAAACTATACAACATATCCACAAAACTAATATGCAGATAGACCTACACAACATAGATAGAAAAAGCCACTCCATATACAGGAAGAAACATACAAAAAAGCCTACATAAATATAGCAAACGAGTATGCATAAAAACCCATagcaaaaaatgaaagaaaaaaaaacccaaaaatactCCTCCCTCTCCTGGCTGCGCACAAatacagcaaaaaaaaaaaaaaacctcacaGCAATGGAGGAAAAAGAGAACAGAATGGAAACCGAAGAAGATGgcgataaaaagaaaaaaacaggcAAGTAAACCAAGTTCAATTCTGCAGCACTGCACCGACTCCAGTACAAATATATATCACAGAGATAGCTATGCAAACTGAATATGTGAAGTAACAATATAAAACACTGAATCTTTCTGTCTATGTATGAAACACAAATAAAGCTACATGTATATAACAGAATCTTCTCTCTGTTATAAAACACAAGTGTATTCCACTGAGTACATGAAGAAAAACAAGACGAATATATCACTCACATAAAATGTACATGTATATCACAGAATACATAAATATCACATAGATACATACACATAAACTGAAAATATGAAGGGAGACAAGAATAGCTTCAGATAAACAGAAGTGAAATATGACAGATAAAGCTACATGTATATGACAGAAATATGAATACTCATGCACTGATAGACTGAAGATAGACAAATACAGGAAGATTGAAAGAGATAAAAGGAAAAACATATAGAGATATATGGAAAGATATGGAGAGAGATAAACAAAGAGATAGAGGCAGAAAACCACATACATAGAGATAATTAAACAAAGAGCTAGCTAGAGAAATAcaaagagatagagagaaaaCATTTTGACAAAATGAGCTTACAAAACAAAACACACACATAAACATACACACAAAGTTGACATGTGACAAAGGGAGCACATATGGATGGCAATCAGGTGTGGCGGGTACGGGTAGTGCTCTTCCATATCCGTACCT harbors:
- the LOC133887822 gene encoding oligopeptide transporter 4-like, with translation MEIEHPGRTAAVDEDDEDVSPVEQVRLTVPTTDDPTLPVWTFRMWTIGVVSCALLSFFNQFFAYRSEPIIISQITVQVAALPVGHFMARVLPDRKFTVLGREWSMNPGPFNVKEHVLICVFANAGTAFGNGGAYAIGIITIIKAFYRRNISFFTSLLLIITTQVLGYGWAGLMRRYVIEPAQMWWPQSLVQVSLLSALHEKEKRRMTRGKFFLIALICSFTWYTVPGYLFPTITAVSWVCWAFPKSITMQQIGSGMNGLGLGAFTLDWSVVASFLQSPLVSPFFAIVNVSVGFVLLVYIIVPVTYWAFNLYSASTFPIFSTDLFTGAGQMYNISAIVNDRFEIDMDAYAQQGKIHLSLFFAISYGLGFATIAATLSHVALFYGKEMYQRFRESYKGKLDVHTRMMRRYDDIPNWWFYALLAVTMAVALVLCTVFKNEVQLPWWGLLFACAIAFIFTLPISVITATTNMTPGLNIITEYCLGLIMPGKPIANVCFKVYGYMSMNQSVSFLNDFKLGHYMKVPPRSMFLVQLIGTVVASTVNTIVAWWLLTTVPHICEKNLLPEGSPWTCPGDHVFFDASVIWGLVGPRRIFGPLGYYNALNWFFLGGLIGPVFVWLLARALPQHERWISLVNLPVLLGATGNMPPASTLNFTAWCFVGTVFNFFVFRYRKGWWKRYNYVLSAAMDAGVAIMGVVIYFALGMGGHQLDWWGSKGEHCDLATCPTARGVQVDGCPVL